DNA from Coffea arabica cultivar ET-39 chromosome 10c, Coffea Arabica ET-39 HiFi, whole genome shotgun sequence:
CATCTATTCTCATTAGAATTCTGTAATTAGTTATTCATATTTATTCATATGATTATTTATCTTTCTAATTAACGGGAGTTATCTTAATAATATTATATGCGGTCATGTAGGCCACATAAATATTCTAACAACAGAAACATGCCAGATCCTCCGTGCGGAATAAGTTCATTGATAAAGTGATACGTCTGTCCTTGGATTTTGAGTGTATGTATAGATGCCATTAGTTCTCTTACACAAAGCTTTGTCATAGTGAACTCCAGAGGATGTAAAAGCGAACATATTATTATATGTCCGAATATATGTGCGAAAAGATGTTGCATCCTCTATGTTTCCGATATAAAGCTCAATCAAAATATCTGGTAATTTGTTTTCATGCAGGACTACTTCGCCATCAGAACAGCAGAAGTTTGGTGTTTTAGAATGAAATCTTTTAGCACCACAATACTGGTAGTCAGGAACCTGAGGTAATTTATATGGTTTATTAGTGATTAATCTGAGAGCCTCCGTCCCATTAGTTGTTTGAGCTGGTATACAATAACGAATCAAAATGGTTGAGGCAAATAATGGTATATGTTTAGTTGAACAACAAGCTATATACAGTGTAAAAGTTGTCGAATTGATAGACTCGTAATATGTTAAGCACCTTTTTTGGTCAtcatctttcttttttgaaatcTTGTAGACCGTTGTTGATCAGTACATGTAACTGTAACAAGAATCGTATCAGATAAAGAGAAGTTACTGATACAGAAATACAATTACCTATAAGAAAAGTGAGGTTAGTTAAAAGGAATTTATTAATATAGAAGAGCCAAAGTAATAGAAACTTGTATTAACACCATGATAATCCTTTAATGGAAACATTAGTGTCATTGATATTTGGTTCGATCACATCATTCAGAGAAGGCACCACAGTAATGCCTACAAAAATACAAATGAATGCATCTGAGACATTTTGTTAAAATGATTAAGGAGTAACATGAGCTAACAATACGAAGAATGAAAGTGTTCATGGCAAACCTGGTGTATTTTGTACAACATCAGAAATATAGTTATAATAGTTGGTGCAAATTGGAGATTGACCTACTATGGAAGAGTAATTAGTAAGTAATAACGatcataaaagagaaaaagtgaTGTGTACCTATGCAAATCAACCTGGATTTTGCTGTGTATTGGACTGCAAGGATTGGTGGACACATTGCAGTTTAGGCTGCTGAGCAGTGGTTGCAGTAACTACAAATTGATAAGTCTATAATCAATGATGAGATTATTATAGAATGGCTAAGTACAGCTGTAAAGTGACCATAGAAGGTATAAAATGCAGGATGAAATGAGTAAATAACTGAATAAATTAACCTTCATCTGCTGTAAACTGGAGTGCAGTTGTGTGTAAGACTTTATCAGACTGCAATTGGTGCTGCATAGTTTCTTGGGAAGATTGGTTATGAGCAAGTTGTTGTGTAtctaaagagagagaaaattctgAGACAATAGCAAAAATGAAGTACCAATGCAATAGCATTAAAATCTACTTTTATTACACTTAATAATACACTTGCGAGTACATAAAGGCATCACACCCTGCAATTGGTCATCAACATTGGTGCTAGCTGATATATTCTGAGCATTAATGGATTCTTCAGAGCATTTGCTAGGTTCGTTATCCACTATTTCTAAGGGAAAAACAATCACATTGAATAATCATCATTCATACAAATGAAATTGAGATTAATACTAAATTCGAATAAGTGAGTACAACAAATAGCATCTGCACCTCTATCAGGAGTAACTTGCATGTCGTGGTAGAGCTGAATCACACCTTTGGTATTGGTTTATTTTTCATGACATGAATTAGCGACATTCTTTTTGGCTTTTCTCTTTCGATAGGCCTCTCTCTGCTTGAGACGGTGCAATTCTTTCTCCTCAGGCGATAACATAGCATATTTCTCCCTTAACTCCTGATTACGGATAGCTTTTTGCGCAGCTAACTTATGATTATCACTATAACTACTCATCCTATGGTATAGCTAAATATGCTTGCTTTATAAGTAAAATTCCCAGAGACCACAAGTACTTTAATGTTACTGGCTAAAACTGGCAgatgataaataaaaaagaaagctatAAACACATAAACATCATAGAGCCGAAAATGAGACAAGCAGAACTTTAGTTGACGGTCATTGGGAAAACATGGATAGGAATACGAATGAAACTTGATGCAACCATGCAAATGCAGCAAATTGCAGTGAAAGTAACCAAATATAGCAGAGAAAATATTACTGAACAAAAGATCTCCAAAAGTATTAAGCAGTTGctgcaaaaaaagaaaactaacgTCAAAAACACATGCATGCAAACCATAAACGCATAGTGAACAAAAGCATGCAGCAGCAAAGCATGGAAACCAAGAGGTAAACAACTGATCAGTAGCTATTCATTGAACAAATAACGAAATAATGTAATAGAGAGCGAAGCAAAAGTAAAATCTGAACATGTCTGtaacaaagagaaaaaggaaaaagatgagtACCTGTAGCGAAAATGCAAATGAAGCAAACGAATCTGAGGTGAAAGAAAGCAGAACAAAGCTAATTCATGAAGAATAGCACGTGTGTATGTATCTTCATACTGAGGTCAATACACGCATATGACTCTGCTGAATATGCCGTTGGAAACAGCAGATACATGCAAGTGGGTACAGAAAATCTACTTTCCAATGGTAGCCTCAACCTAAAATCTCATAATCCATAAGAAAGGCATCTTTGAGGAGGAAATGTTAAATTGGAGGCTGAACTTACTGTTTGTTGATTTAACAGAATCTTGTCAAGGTAATTGACTAAAGAGGCCACTTGATAACAGTCAAAGAACCATAGAAAAAGAATCTCACACGAAGGAACAATGAATGCACAAAGGATAGAAATGTAATATCAACTAAAAAATTCTCTGGTTCTTACACACATTTATAAGACAACAAAAAATATGAGTGGCACCATATAGAGTAGAAAATGACGGCAATGTCCTTGGAAGTGCAGATGAAAGTAGCTTTGCAAAGTAAAGAAGAAGTGCCTCTTATATGTTGTAAGGATATTAAGGATAAGGATATACTTTGCGGCAATTACAATCCCATacacaaagaaagaaagaaatagtaGATCCCAGCCAAATTATTCACCCATGGCAACCAGTACTCCAGTTAGAATCCCCTCTAAGATGAAGGCATGGGTCTATGGCCAGTATGGGAAACCTGAGGATGTCCTTAGATTGGAATCCGAGGTTGATGTTCCTGAAGTAAATGATGAACAGGTTTTGATCAAAGTAGCTGCTGCATCCCTAAATCCAGTCGACATCAAAATCATGGCTGGTTTATTCAAGGCCACTGATTCTCCTGTGCCCGTAAGCCTCTTTTTTTTCagtaaaatttttgtttgttttagttGCTAGATAGCCCTTACTGCTGTTTTGTTCATCTGGTAGACTGTTGCGGGTTATGATGTCGCGGGCGTGGTGGTTAAAGTTGGAAGCAAAGTAAAGGAATTCAATGTCGGGGATGAAGTATATGGAGACATTCACGAGCATGCTTTGAATAACCCAAAGGGGTCTGGGTCACTGTCGGAGTACGCTGCAGTGGAGGAGAAGGTAGTAGCTTTGAAGCCCAAGAATTTGAGTTTTGCTGAGGCAGCTAGTCTTCCTCTTGCCGTTGAAACAGCGTACGGGGGCCTTGAACGCGCAGGGTTTTCAGCTGGTAAATCCATTCTCGTTCTGGGCGGTGCTGGTGGAGTTGGATCTTTGGTCGTTCAGGTACATTTTTGTGTTTGGTTTTTCCCCTTAAATTCCAATACTTTAAAAATCAGCTCTAGTTGATTAGTTCCAAAGAATTAGTGATCAGCACGAAGTTGAAGGAGTCTCTGTTTTGACCAATGAAGATGAGACGTCCTCATGGCGGGGCGCATTTGTAAAGCAGCGGGGCGCGCTTGTATTAGTTGTATGGCCGCGGGGCAACGGTGGGGTGTAAGTAAGGAGTTCGGTTGTGCTGAGACCAGGCAAACGCTCAGCATATTTTTTagtgttattatcactttatttaCTAAAACTATATTACTATTATCAGTTTACccctaacgttatcttttagtcactttattctcataagtaattcaactcaacatgttaagaaattttggacaaaaatacccttttattttatagcatt
Protein-coding regions in this window:
- the LOC113713366 gene encoding 2-methylene-furan-3-one reductase-like; protein product: MATSTPVRIPSKMKAWVYGQYGKPEDVLRLESEVDVPEVNDEQVLIKVAAASLNPVDIKIMAGLFKATDSPVPTVAGYDVAGVVVKVGSKVKEFNVGDEVYGDIHEHALNNPKGSGSLSEYAAVEEKVVALKPKNLSFAEAASLPLAVETAYGGLERAGFSAGKSILVLGGAGGVGSLVVQLAKHVFGASKVAATSSAGKLELLQVLGADLAIDYKKDKYEDMPKKIDVVYDTVGESGRGNKAVKEGGSVVTIVGGRPVVPPAFVFEVTSTGTVLNRLKPFIEEEKLKPVIDPKSPFPFSHTIEAFSHLQTGRATGKVVIYPIP